CCGCCGGCGACGTGCTGTTTTCCGCCACCGGCATCACCGATGGCTCGCTGGTCGACGGCGTCAGGCTGCGCCGCAATACCGTCGAAACCAGCACCATCGTCATGCGCAGCTGGAGCCAGACCACCAGATGGATCAGGGCCCGCCACGCCAGATAAAGAAGCTTCCTCAGCCGCCCCCCCTCTTGTTCCTCTCCCCTTGGGGAGAAGGTGGATCGCGCGGAGCGCGAGACGGGTGAGGGGGGCCTTCCCAGGCCGGTCAAAATCTCCTAACCCTCACCCATGCCCGAAACCCCGCGTCTCTTCCTCGATATTGCCCAATCGGTCACCGGCCGCGCCTGGGTGGATCGCCTTGACGCCGCCGCATCGCGCAATGCCGCCGCCATCGGCCAGCGCGCCGGCATTCCGGACATCCTCGCCCGTATCATTGCCGGGCGCGGCGTCGGCATCGATGAGGCCGATACCTGGCTCGATCCCACTATTCGCGCCCTGATGCCCGATCCCTCCACGCTCGCCGCCATGGACGATCTGGCCGCCCGCCTCAGCCAGGCCATCACCGACAACGAATCCATCGCCCTTTTCGGCGATTATGACGTCGACGGCGCCTGTTCCTGCGCGCTGATGACCCGTTTTCTCCGCCATTTCGGCCTGGAGCCGCAGGTCCATATCCCCGACCGCATCTTCGAAGGCTACGGCCCCAATATCGCCGCCATGGACAAGCTGATCGATGCCGGCGCCAGCCTCATCGTCACCCTCGATTGCGGCACCACCAGCGATGGCCCCATCGCCCATGCCCGCCAGCGCGGCGTCGACGTGCTGGTCATCGACCATCACCTTTCCGACCACGACCTGCCGCCGGCCACCGCCCTGGTGAATCCCAATCGGCCCGACGATATTTCCGGCCTCTCCTATCTCTGCGCCGCCGGTGTTACCTTCATGGTGCTGGTCGCGGTCAACCGCCTTCTGCGCCAGCGCGGCGATACAGGCCTGCCGGACCTGCTGCAATTGCTCGATCTGGTCGCCCTCGCCACCATTTGCGATGTGGTGCCGCTGGTCGGCCTCAACCGCGCCTTCGTCCTGCGCGGCCTCGAAATTGCCCGTCGCGGCGACAAGCCCGGCCTTGCCGCCCTAGGCCTGGCCGCCCGCATCAACGGTCCGCTCAATCCCTATCATCTCGGCTTTCTCATCGGCCCGCGCATCAATGCCGGCGGCCGCATCGGCGACGCGGCCCTCGGTACGCGCCTCCTCGCCCTGGACGACGAGCATCAGGCCATGATCATCGCCGCCCAGCTCGATGAGCTGAATACCGAGCGGCAACGCATCGAAGTCGAGGCGGTGGAAGAAGCCTGCGCCACCGCCGAAGCCGAAATCGGGGCAGGGGAGGGGCCGCCGGTTCTGGTCCTCGCCTCCGCCAATTGGCATCCCGGTGTGGTCGGCCTGGTCGCGGCCCGCCTGCGCGAGCGTTTCGAGCGCCCCAGCTTCGCCATTGCGCTGCATCCCGATGGCGCCGGCACCGGCTCGGGCCGCTCCATGCCCGGGGTCGATCTCGGTTCTGCCGTCATCCAGGCAGTGGAAGCCGGCCTGATTGCCAAGGGCGGGGGCCACGCCATGGCGGCCGGAATCTCCCTGCGCCCCGGAGAAATCGGCCCCTTGCGCGCCTTTCTCGCCGACAGGCTCGGCTCCAGCGTCAAATCCGCTCGCGCCGCCTCCGCCCTCAAGGTCGATGCCGCTCTGACGGCGCGCGGCGCCACGCTCGACCTGCTGCACCGCATCGAAAAAGCCGGACCCTTCGGCTCCGGCAATCCTTCGCCGCTCTTCGTGTTTCCCGCCCACCGCGCCCGCTATCCGCAAATCGTCGGCAAGGGCGGCCATATCAGCTTCAGCCTCGCCTCCGACGATGGCGCCCGGCTCAAGGCCATCGCCTTCCGCGCCGCCGGCACGCCGCTTGGCGACACGCTGCTGCGCGATGCCGACCAGCCGCTGCACTTCGCCGGCTCGCTTTCGCTCGACCATTACCAGGGCCGCGAACAGGTCCAGTTCCGCCTGACCGACATCGCCCGCCCGGCCCGGTAAAGCGGGTATTTCGCGGCGATGGCACCGTGGTCAAACGCCGCGATGGCGCCTCCCTCCCGGCTCTTCACCTTCCCTCTCGGCTCGTCGCCCTCGCGCTTGACGCGAGGGCTCTCGCGGCAAACCCCACAAGCACACAACCCTCGGGTCAAGCGCTAGAGAGACGAGAGGTGACGTATTCGGGATCTGCTCCAAGCCGGAAAACATTGTTCCCTCAACCCACCCAGCTCATATGAACTGCCGCTTGCATCTGAGAATGTGGCCGCTAAACTATTGGTACGGCGTCATTGGGAGGGGTGCCTCGCCCGGCCCGCAATGCCCCTGACGCTGTAGATTTGGCGACAGCATGAGGCCCGTCGCCGCGTTAACGCGATAATTGGACCAGGCGGCGCAATGACCAAAACTGCCGTAGACCATACTGAATCCGGCGTTTCCCTATGGACGCATTTTACCTCATGGCTTGTCGAGGCCATCGGCATGCGGCTGATTGGCCGGCCGGCCCATGGCTCGCTGACGGTTGTTTTTCCGAACGGCCGCACCCGCACGGTGGGCCATGGCAATAGCGGCGAGCACGCCACGTTGCGCCTCAACAATTTCCAGGTCATCGCCGAGGCCATGAAGCGCGGCACGGTGGGATTTTCCGCCGCCTATATGAATGGCGATATCGACGTCGACGATCTGACGGCGCTGTTCCGGTTTTTCCTGCAGAACCAGGACATGTTCGACAATGCCAATAAGGGCTTCTTCCACAAGGCGGCGTCGGACCTGCATTTCCACGTCTCGCGCCGCAACACTCTGGAAGGCTCGAAGAAGAACATTGCCGAGCATTACGATCTCGGAAACGACTTCTATGGGCAATGGCTCGATCCTTCGATGACCTATTCCTCGGCCGTATTCACCTCAGGCGACCAGAGCCTGGAGGAAGCGCAATTGGCCAAATATCGGCGCGTCGCCGATATGGCCGGCGTCACCGAAGGCTCGTCGGTGCTGGAAATCGGCTGTGGCTGGGGCGGTTTCGCCGAGACCGTCGCCCGCGATTACAAGGCCAAGCTGCGCGGCATCACCCTGTCCGCCGAACAGCTCA
This genomic stretch from Devosia sp. YIM 151766 harbors:
- the recJ gene encoding single-stranded-DNA-specific exonuclease RecJ, which translates into the protein MPETPRLFLDIAQSVTGRAWVDRLDAAASRNAAAIGQRAGIPDILARIIAGRGVGIDEADTWLDPTIRALMPDPSTLAAMDDLAARLSQAITDNESIALFGDYDVDGACSCALMTRFLRHFGLEPQVHIPDRIFEGYGPNIAAMDKLIDAGASLIVTLDCGTTSDGPIAHARQRGVDVLVIDHHLSDHDLPPATALVNPNRPDDISGLSYLCAAGVTFMVLVAVNRLLRQRGDTGLPDLLQLLDLVALATICDVVPLVGLNRAFVLRGLEIARRGDKPGLAALGLAARINGPLNPYHLGFLIGPRINAGGRIGDAALGTRLLALDDEHQAMIIAAQLDELNTERQRIEVEAVEEACATAEAEIGAGEGPPVLVLASANWHPGVVGLVAARLRERFERPSFAIALHPDGAGTGSGRSMPGVDLGSAVIQAVEAGLIAKGGGHAMAAGISLRPGEIGPLRAFLADRLGSSVKSARAASALKVDAALTARGATLDLLHRIEKAGPFGSGNPSPLFVFPAHRARYPQIVGKGGHISFSLASDDGARLKAIAFRAAGTPLGDTLLRDADQPLHFAGSLSLDHYQGREQVQFRLTDIARPAR
- a CDS encoding cyclopropane-fatty-acyl-phospholipid synthase family protein, with the protein product MTKTAVDHTESGVSLWTHFTSWLVEAIGMRLIGRPAHGSLTVVFPNGRTRTVGHGNSGEHATLRLNNFQVIAEAMKRGTVGFSAAYMNGDIDVDDLTALFRFFLQNQDMFDNANKGFFHKAASDLHFHVSRRNTLEGSKKNIAEHYDLGNDFYGQWLDPSMTYSSAVFTSGDQSLEEAQLAKYRRVADMAGVTEGSSVLEIGCGWGGFAETVARDYKAKLRGITLSAEQLKFGLERLKRQGLDRYATLVFEDYRHTEGQFDHIGSIEMIEAVGEDNWPSYFQTLHDRLKPGGTAAIQAITIQEDDFEHYRSGPDFIQRYIFPGGMLLTKKVMREFGERYGLALEKVETFGLSYARTLRLWRERFLERWPMIAPLGYDEHFKRKWVYYLSYCEAGFTEGTIDVGIYQYRRPA